TCCCTGGGTCCTTCCCTGGCTTCCggattggtaccactactgcctcCCAGCTGCCTGGTAGTTTCCCCTCCTCCCACACGTTGATGTACAACACCAATACCTTATCCAGTGCCCCATCAAGAAGATGGGTCGACATAACATAGCACACCTCATCTTTCCCAGGTGAAGATAACCCAGCCTTACCTATTGCCCTTTTCACCTCTGCCATGGTAAATGGTGCATTCAACACATCATTTACATCCTCCCTCCTATCCAGCACTCCTGGGTGctcctctcttgttctctctctccccctctgcccctcctctgACAAATGTGCTGTTCTATGCACTTGGACAAACATTTTGGCCATCATCTCTGCCTTCTCATCTGTTACTGCCATATCCTCCCCATTCGTCAACACTGGATAATCTCACTCCCTTCTAACCCCACTTCTCCCACAGGTGTCGCCCTTCCAATGGTGTCACAGAACCGACGCCAACATGACCTCGTTGCCTGACGGAttgttctcctcaccagggcctgcttatactgaatcagaTGTTGGAAGTCATGCGTCCTTTTCAGTATTCTAAATGGCCTCTTTCTACTCCTCACCATTGCCCCACACTCCTCCGTCCACCATGGGActgctttcctcctcctccttcctgaaCTCTTAGGTATAGCCTCACTAGCTGCCCCAACTCAGTTATTCATACTATCCACATCCCCTCTTATATCCACCGAGCCATCACCTGCTCACTCAGCTCCTGAAACTGATCCCACTTTGCCCTTCCAAACACCCACCTGTCTACTCCACTGACACCTCCTCCAACCTACTGTACATAGTATGGGGTGATGATCACTCCCTAATGTCAACTCCTCCCATACATTCCACTCAAAAGATTCCTGCCATCACACTAGATACCAGAGTGAAGTCCAAGGCAGACTCTTTCCCTGTGGCTACATCAATCCTGGTCCCTCGGCTATCATTCAGGCACACCACATCTTTCATTTCTATCAGCTTTTCCATCACTTGGCCATTTCCATCCATCCGTTTCCCCACACCACATTACCTTACATCTATCCTGGCCCTCCATCCTCTCCAGCTCCAAACGAGATCAACGCTGGTACACACATTTTGACGTTGAACTGTACGCAATGACGTCTCAGCGTGTTCGAGGGGATCAGACACATAAGACACTGCGCAAAAGTAGTACTGCACCCAGACCACCAGGGGGATCAGATTAGTTAATTTTGTTGCGGGCGGTCTTCATTTTTataatattttacatttatttaactaggcaagtcagttcaaaacaaattcttatttacaatgacagccaaacccCCACCTTCTTCATTGAAGAACATAGGTCATTTACTAATTATAAAATCTCTAATCACaatattaaaaatacatttgaatatgTGATCATCTGGTTTCTGAGCATGCAAGCATGTTTTTCCCTTTCTACTTCCCTCGCTCTCCTCCCTTCATAATGTTAAAACATGTTTTGGATGGACAACTAGGGTAAGGCCATGGCGCATTTGATTGATGATTAGTTATGTTACTCTTGAAACGTAATTAGATTGATGTGCTTGTGATTTTGCCATTTCCAATCGTTCACTGTATGGGAAATTGATGTTGTCTTTGTGTCTCTCCTGAGCAAAAACAAAAAGTTGATCAATGCAAAAACCGAACCAAAACCAAACATCAGAGTGGGTAAATAAATTAGACAAAGGAAAACGTATCATCTATCTTTATTAATATAGATACCAGCAGGTTTACATAAATATAATTGCAAGAGTATAGAAATGCCCCAACAAaagcaaaaatacattttatatagattcatttttttaaaggtaATATTTAACAGTTGTTCACATGGTAGCTAAAAACACAGGTGATATGCACTCCCCATACCTATAACCTGTCAGTGCTATCAACAGGTTCACTACTATCcccagaaaaaaaaaaacaatggaaATAAAGCAGACTTTCACATCAAACCAAAGCCAGACAGGTTAAGGGGACACAAACAGAACAGTGTGTGAACAGACTAACTGATGACATTTACAATAAAAACAAAACACCCATGATGAAAATTCTGAATGACAAGTTTGTTTGAATTAGGTGAAATGTGTTTGTCTTGACTGACACAATCCcaatcataaaaataaaaacaaatcccgGTGGCACACAGTATCAATACTATTTCAAAAAGTTACATAAAGAATTAACATAATTACAATATTTCATTATAGTTTCCCCTTTGCACTGATCAAGAGAGGCTAGATAGatacaatatatattaaaaaagtaACAGATATACATTTATATTGAATCAAGCTGCATAGCAGTTTGAGACAAAACTTCAATTGCACCGACGTTAAACAAATGCAATTCATATTTTCGTGAAAATAAATCAGATGCACAACAAATTGCACAACACTATACATTTATCTGGTCACTCATTTCTGTACGGCATTTGAAGCACACAAGTTTTATGGCTTACAAGATACTAGTTATCAAGGGCTAATAACCACTGACAATAGTGTCACAGTGGTGAATAAAACAGGCAGCACTGGTACAAGATAAATCTGGTCTCTACTATAAAAGTTTGTCAAGGCACAAGTATATCATCAATACTGAGCAATACTTCTAAAATATATTTGCTGTACACTGTGATGTCATAAATCATTGGTTAGTCTGGGTGCAAATATGGTAAAAATATAGCTGAACTTTCAAGGTGACCCCTGTATTTCTGTAGTCATTGGTTGAGTAGGAAAAGTCATTCATTTTTAGGTCTTCAATAAATTAAACCTTTACCGGCACAATAAAGTATAGCGCCACTCAATTACAAAGACTCATGTCATCATCACTGTAAAACATGTAGCCTACTTGACAAACAGCCCTCCTATTTTGTCAAAGCTCATACTACATGGGATATTCATGGGTTACATTTGAAAATAGGTATTTTTTCCCTCAATATGCTTATGCTTGAAAATAACAATCTTATTGTGTATTCATAACACAAAACATTAACATGTTGCTGCCAAAATATTGTATGTATACTATATATAAAGAATGTACTTTATCATTGTAATTGGTCCAATGTTGAGTAAGGTGGCCTGATTAGCAACCTGCTCGGGTTGAGGTAACAAACACATTCTGCGTTTGGAGTTTTTTGTAAACCCTGTTAACAAATATTTAATAGATGCTGTTTTAACTGTCTGTATGGCTTTATAACTGGCATAGTTGTCCAATAACTTCCTGCACTTTCCTTATTCAAGAGGTGAAATAAGATGTAGATGTGACAGTATAGGTTCAATGTTTCACGAATGATATCACAAGGGTTTGACTTTAAACTATCAGATTTGGACAAACATACTGTACAATTGATCTCAACCTGGCATATGAACGGAAATCTATCAAAGGGAAGAAAACAATGCACAGGAATGTACATGTGACTCAGTGTACATGGTAGATTTTAACTCCCTCAATCATAAAGTTGTATCCCTGTCCTCACATCTACAAGGAGAAGATAAGCTTCACTGACAGATATGTCACACAAGACCACAGCCAACTACAGTTTCAACAGGTGGGAAAGGGCCAAATCCACATAACTAATATTCATACAAGAGTTAAATCAGAACCAAACTTGTACATCAAGTCATTTGTGGGACACAATTTAGACAATATCTaagacaaaaaatacaaaataaattagATATGATTTCTGAAAAGATGTATTAGAACTACACCAGTAAAAAAGATATAAAATATTTGTAAATCTTATAAAAATTTACAAATACTCATGACTATTGCAAACAAAACTACTAGTATTTCACAAGAGTTGAAGAAAGCCAATCACAGACAGCTCTTTTCTCCAAAGCAACTTAACGGTTCATTCTTCATGAGTAGGGTCCCTTTAAATATCTAAAAGAACACAGCTCAAGCTCTGGGATGGAGAATATGGGGCCCCACCAATCACATTACTAAAAATAGTTTAAATACTCTCCATTTAAAAAATCTGCTTGTTTTTAAAATGAATAAAAGGTAAAAATGTTAAGAACACACAATAAAAGATAATActaagagagaaagatggaggcaCTCAACGAAGCTGTTATTGTTGTCATCAGAGACCAGCCCCTTGTTCATGTGTATACTCAGATTCAGACTAAAAACAAGACACAATCTTACTGTTGGCTCCACTCCTGCCCAATACTCACATATAAAGAATAAAAGCACAAACCAGTTTGGCAGCAGTACAGGTGTAgggtcttaatttgagccagtttgctacagcagaaaaataatcctgcagcaaaaggaaatgtgaattattctgtggattataattaatggacatttttgtaggggttgatacatttttcattagagtaaatcaagtctgaaatttcaaagtcgaaattacaaactttagaagcctttttaaaagggtttaggggagggtttgtccttgtcccatcgcgctctagagactccttgtggcaggccgggcgcacgCATGGCTGACTTTGGTCGTCAGCTGTacggcgtttcctccgacacatttgtgcggctggcttccgggtcaaGCGAGCTGTGTGTctagaagcagtgcggcttggcagagtCGTGTTGCAGTTGCagagttgcagcgatggtacaagactaactaccaattggatatcacgaaattgggggtaaaaagtacaacaaaaatatatactaaaatacaaataataataataaaaacgttTGTATTTCTTgcagtgcaggaaaattctcagcaacaaaagagtgttCAAATTAAGATAATACATCTGTATATCACGCCTGACACTAATAATCCAACTACAAACAACCATTCATGGTCAAGGCAAAACAGATAACTGCTCCAGTCACTTTCACCACTTTCTTCCTGTCAAAACATGGCGAGTCTCAAATGACAAATATGAACACACCAATCAATATGAGCCATAAAACTGGCCATTCATGAAGACGAAAAACGAGGCTGTGACTTGAGGCCTTGACTCAGGTCCTGGGGTGGCCCACTGTAGGCAAGAGAGTTGGTGTTTTACAGTAAGACAAACATACGGAAAACTCCTCTCTGATCTATGGATAAAAGTCCAGTTTGTGCGTGCCAGACGTGAGCGAATACAAACATCTTCCATGGAGACATCATTACAAAACAACACATTATCTACATTTGCGATAGAATGATACAAATAACAATATACTCTTTAATTACATCAATCAGACAACCGTGCGCACTGGTATATAGTACACATATATGGTTATGATCTATTCAAAATGTAGGCCTATTATTTAATTATGTAGACTGGAAATGAATAATTTAAAGACTGGATGATTTTTTTTCTCTTGATCCACATTGACCCTAATCTAGAGCATCTCTCGTACTCCAGAGTCTAATCAGGGAAAGATATCCATGGTGTAATACTCAAATACTTGAGTTATTCTCAGGAATGGGTAATGGAGAGATGGCTGCCAATAAGAAACTGGTATTTCATGAAAGgaacaataaaaaaaactaaagcCATAACTCAAAACACATGCATGAGTAATAAAGTTGTCGAGATGTACTGACTAAATAGCTGACTAGCGAATGCATAGGCCAACTTAATGAGTAACTGGCCACAAAAGGAAAGCATCGTAAAGTGCTATAAGAACTAAAGTCAAAATATCTTACAAAGGTTATTTTTCACGAATTGTACATTTTCTTTTGCTATTTCCTAAAATACTTTTAATATCGTATAAAAAGGACAACAATGCGTTATAAACAATTGTGAGCCCACACTCTGGTCCTGGAGAAGACAGTGCTGTGCTCGCTTCCACCACCATCCTTATAAAACCACACCGCAAAGTGCTGCTCTGAGAACTGATGAGTTAGCCAAACATTACATAGTGTCATGTTTCAATAAAAGCTGGAGGCGACTAGCTGCGAGATACACTGAACACACTGACAGTTGTGGGGTAACTACAACCTATGTCCTATTTTGAGGACTGGTGCCCCGCTCGGCGCCACTGTGGAGCATCTACACATGAAGACTGTCCTCGGAGAAAAAGGCCGCTGAGGCTTACATGTAACTTGGAGTTTGGACAGGAGCCCACCGTTGAGTTTGTTTTCATTCTTCTGCCATCTGTAATGGGGGTCCACACCGGGGGGGGGTCTTCTGCCGTCTGTAATGGGGGTCCACACCGGGGGAGGTCTTCTGCCATCTGTAATGGGGGTCCACACCGGGGGGGTCTTCTGCCGTCTGTAATGGGGGTCCACACCGGGGGAGGTCTTCTGCCATCTGTAATGGGGGTCCACACCGGGGGTCTTCTGCCATCTGTAATGGGGTCCACACCGGGGGGGGTCTTCTGCCGTCTGTAATGGGGGTCCACACCGGGGGGTCTTCTGCCATCTGTAATGGGGGTCCACACCGGGGGGGTCTTCTGCCATCTGTAATGGGGGTCCACACCGGGGGTCTTCTGCCATCTGTAATGGGGGTCCACACCGGGGGGGGGTCTTCTGCCGTCTGTAATGGGGGTCCACACCGGGGGAGGTCTTCTGCCATCTGTAATGGGGGTCCACACCGGGGGGGTCTTCTGCCGTCTGTAATGGGGGTCCACACCGGGGGAGGTCTTCTGCCATCTGTAATGGGGGTCCACACCGGGGGTCTTCTGCCATCTGTAATGGGGTCCACACCGGGGGGGGTCTTCTGCCGTCTGTAATGGGGGTCCACACCGGGGGGTCTTCTGCCATCTGTAATGGGGGTCCACACCGGGGGGGTCTTCTGCCATCTGTAATGGGGGTCCACACCGGGGGTCTTCTGCCGTCTGTAATGGGGGTCGGTCCACACCGGGGGGGTCTTCTGCCATCTGTAATGGGGGTCCACACCGGGGGTCTTCTGCCATCTGTAATGGGGGTCCACACCGGGGGTCTTCTGCCATCTGTAATGGGGGTCCACACTGGGGGTCTTCTGCCATCTAATGGGGGTCCACACTTGGGGTCTTTTGCCATCTGTAATGGGGGTCCACACTGGGGGTCTTCTGGGCTCCTAAAGGGAGGGACAATTACATGTTTAACGGACATAGAAGCATGTAAACAGTAGTCAGTGACTCAAATTTGAACTAGAATTCCAAATGGTTAATCCTGCTTTCTGAGATACCCTCAAAGATGTTTAAACTGAACAACCGTTTTAAACACATTGGTAAATCAAACTTTGAAAATGTTTATATAGAGATGAGCATTcacctgaaacctatagcaggcCTAGTAGGAGCGAGTGAGGTTGTTGCCCTGCTCCTGCAGGCTGACAAGCAGGTCATCTATCTTCTCCATGTTCTGGGAGGCGGTCATGCTGTTCTGCATGCTCCCTGACTCAGACATGGACTGGTTGAGCAGCGACTGGATCTgggcctcgctctctctctggttctgacCAGACTGACTGATGGCAATGATCTGATCAGACAGAGTGGTTCCAGGAGAGTTTATCAGCTGGCCACACTCTGTATGGGGAAGAAAGGGATAGTCACTGACTACATGTCACATGAAATGTTAACAAAAACCAAACAATGTCATATGCTTTTCTGGAGCATATTAAAAAAAAGACGACATTTGATAAAAGGACAGATCACATAATCATGAATCCTTACCGTTCTGAATCCCAAAGAGGAAGAGGCCTGGCTGCTGGGCCTCGCTGGGCTGGTTAAGGCTCCCACTGACTGCTGTCTGGAACAGAGACCCTGGCTGCTGCAcgggggaggaggtggtggtctGCAGGCCTGCCACCCCATTCTGAGTGCTGAAGATGCCTGTCTGCGGGAGCTCCTGGGCAGCCATGCAACCCTGCATGGCAGCCATGTTGGATTGGGGCATGAAGAGAGAGACGGGCTGCTCTGGGCCGTTGTTGGAGCTGGTGACCAGCTGCATGGGCTGCTGCTCTTGGAACAGGCCCTGCTGGCGAGGCTCTGAGGGGTTCCCCACCACCTGGCTCTGGTCCTGGAAGGCCATGGGCTCAGAGGATTCCTGCTGGCTAACCGTCACCATGCTGGCCTGAGAGAACAGCATGGAGGGGTTTTGGGGCTCCTGAGAGTTCAGGCTGCTGCTGCTCATGGGGGGCATCTGGCCACTGAACAGCAGACTGGGGGGCTGCTCTGGAGTGGAGAGGGGGTTGCTGCAGAACAGTAGGCCGGCCTGCTGCGTCTGAGAGAGAGTGTTTGCAGGTGGATGAGGGGAGATGTTCTGAAACATGGAGTTCGGCTGAGgtggctggggctgaggctgggaggGCTGCTGCTGCTCCATGGGGGTCCCCTGCTGGATGGGGGAAAGCTGGGTCTGTGCCTGGAACACTGACTGGGGTTCAGGGGCAGAGGTCTGCAGGGCACTGAGGAAGgccagctgctgctgctggctgccGCTAGCGGAGAGCTGCCCAGGTAGGGCACTTTGGGGGAGGAACAGGTTGGCGGCAGAGGGGGGCTGCTCTGGGGAGAGGCTGGTCCTACTCAACACTGTCAGGGTGTTCTGGAAGAGGGTTGCCTGGACCTGCTCCTGAGTGGGAGAGGCCTTCTGAGTGTGGAACAGCGCCCCCTGTGGGTCCTGTGCCTCAGCCAGGGGGCTGGGGTTATggaagaggggtggagagggatgagAAGGGGTCTGATGGAGGAAGTTGGTCTGAATGGAGAGGAGCTCATTGGCTTGCTGAAAGAGTGCTGCTTGCTGCTGATGCTGCTGTTTCTGTTGTTGCCTCTGCTGCTGTTGGGCCTGCTGAAAGAGGGAACCATGGTTCTGCACCATGCCCTGCTGGGAACCCTGCTGTTCAGCGTTCTCACCTCGAGAACCGCCCTGGAATATGCCACACCGCATTGGCATCTGTGATTTAAACAGCTCCTGCCGCAGGTTCTCCAACActtgctgttgctgttgttgctgctggtgTTGAATTTGTTGCTGTTGAATTTGTTGCTGTTGAATTTGTTGCTGCTGaatctgttgttgttgctgtagtTGCTGTTGCTGAATTTGTTGTTGCTGAatttgttgctgctgttgttgctgaatttgttgttgttgaatctgtTGCTGTTGTCGCTGTTGCTGCTGGCTGCAGTACCCTTTGGCCTGCAGTTGTCTCACTGCTTGTTCCAGTTGGGCAACATCGTCTGGGGGGAATATGGGCAGCTGGTGCTGCTGGGGGGCAGGTTGAGGGGCCTCCACCTGTTGACTGAGCCTCCCTACCGCCCCAGCGTTGTTGCCAGCCCTGTCCTGCCCCAGCCCCTCTCTGGGCTCCAGGAGGAACTGCTGAGGCCCAGGTTGGAGTAGAGAGTCTGCAGGCACGGGGAAGGAGTTGGTGGGAGCGATGTCCTGCTTCTGTATGGTGCTCAGGGCCTCTGCAGTGTTGAAGACTGCTGTTTGGGATTCGTCAGGGTCACTGGCAGGCCGCGGCAAGGAGTTGGAGAACGGGCTGTTGTTGGGGGGAAGGTTGGAACTCATGTCCAGCGTCTGCTGGGCCGAACACATGACATCGGGGGTCCGCTGagaatacaaaaaaaacagatgATACCTGCTAGCTTTTCATATATATTGGGGGAAAGATCGATATGGTTCATATGGATATGATTCTACTATCTAATGAGGCATTACCACAGCCAAGGCTGATGAATGCATTTGTAGAGCTTTTACCTTGAACACGCCAGCAGAAGGGAGGTTGCTGGAGACCTCCATTGGAGTGACCTCTTCTCTCTTCACAAGAGGCAACAGTGGGGGCATCAAGGCACCATCAATTACTGTGGGGGCATGAATGACAATGTTACAATTTTGTCATAGCCAAGATACAGGAGTACATtgacacccccacacacacctatacaTTACAAACAAGAACACACAATACAGCATGTACACAGCATGGTAGAGATATACTATACCTTTCATCCGTTGATCAAAAGAGCAGGGCTTGCCTGGAGATGGAACTTCTTTCTTCACAGATATGTCCACTGAGACGTACACAAATAAGCAGGTTGAGTTATGGACATGCAAATCAGATGACCTTATTCTTTATACCCAGTCTCATTCTCCCTCGCCTGCATGTCAGGTTTTCATATacaaaaatataatataatatgaaATGTTACTGTATAGAGTGAAAAACAATCAGGAATAAATCTGTATGACTTGACTGTTTTGTATAGGGCGCTGCCTAATCCGGTATCATGtttagtacatactgtatatagaagggtactttttttttatttagatGGATCATCTACACTTCCATGTTTTGTTTCATTGTTTTTAGTTCCTTTCTCTGTCACTTCCTGCTCGCTCATTGATAGTTCGTGCCACAGTGCCCAAAGGACGTTTTGACGCCTGGAAGTGATGAGAAAAAAGGAGGAGACAAATACCCCCCTGTTCCCGAGAGGACATGGCTTCCTGTACCAAGGACTGTAATGGTAAATTTAGAGCAGGCTAGAGGATATATCCACCTAATACAGTAGTGGTGGTAGAGTAATGGTTGTAATTTACACTGGCTGAAGACAAGCTCTGAGGAAATTTCGCTTTGGTCCTAATGTGGCACAGAAGGTGAAACAAAAGAACATTTGTTCATTGACTTATCACAGACCTGGTTCTGGAGTGTATGTAAAAGGCTGCACGTCATGGGATCGGCCAGCATTGGTTACCACGTAGATTCCCACACACACTGCAGACGCGATGGCTGGGTTCTGGTAAGGAGGAACCTTCACAATCAAGTGATTCTGAGGGGAAACGCATAACAGACAAATCCACTTAGCCAA
This region of Salmo trutta chromosome 29, fSalTru1.1, whole genome shotgun sequence genomic DNA includes:
- the LOC115167275 gene encoding nuclear factor of activated T-cells 5 isoform X5, giving the protein MTMGGPRSAFPTSSSSIVHSTTSATDQTSAHTGIAAPDEGVSSRAVPEMLGAEGGTGNSGSAGGGRAGGGRAGGEKGGGAGSIGGGGRGGASQEAQQHHQMTPSKRRTVLNISPPPEDLFDDSRMSCQEDQLQDSEQSNSIWMDDSASNFSIVSSSSYNDNTEVPRKSRKRTPRQRPGPKPASAEEASMDVFDADSAKGPHFVLSQLGSDSKACTKGSSADGSQTTHQKGGTLASQFPQKSEGKELKILVQPETQHRARYLTEGSRGSVKDRTQQGFPTLKLEGVNEAVVLQVFVGNDAGRVKPHGFYQACRVTGRNTTACKEVDIEGTTVIEVSLDPSNNMTLAVDCVGILKLRNADVEARIGVAGSKKKSTRARLVFRVNIPRPDGSVLTLQTPSSPILCTQPAGVPEILKKSLHSCSVRGGEEVFIIGKNFLKDTKVIFQENVSDEKSWKAEAEIDMELFHQNHLIVKVPPYQNPAIASAVCVGIYVVTNAGRSHDVQPFTYTPEPVDISVKKEVPSPGKPCSFDQRMKVIDGALMPPLLPLVKREEVTPMEVSSNLPSAGVFKRTPDVMCSAQQTLDMSSNLPPNNSPFSNSLPRPASDPDESQTAVFNTAEALSTIQKQDIAPTNSFPVPADSLLQPGPQQFLLEPREGLGQDRAGNNAGAVGRLSQQVEAPQPAPQQHQLPIFPPDDVAQLEQAVRQLQAKGYCSQQQQRQQQQIQQQQIQQQQQQQIQQQQIQQQQLQQQQQIQQQQIQQQQIQQQQIQHQQQQQQQQVLENLRQELFKSQMPMRCGIFQGGSRGENAEQQGSQQGMVQNHGSLFQQAQQQQRQQQKQQHQQQAALFQQANELLSIQTNFLHQTPSHPSPPLFHNPSPLAEAQDPQGALFHTQKASPTQEQVQATLFQNTLTVLSRTSLSPEQPPSAANLFLPQSALPGQLSASGSQQQQLAFLSALQTSAPEPQSVFQAQTQLSPIQQGTPMEQQQPSQPQPQPPQPNSMFQNISPHPPANTLSQTQQAGLLFCSNPLSTPEQPPSLLFSGQMPPMSSSSLNSQEPQNPSMLFSQASMVTVSQQESSEPMAFQDQSQVVGNPSEPRQQGLFQEQQPMQLVTSSNNGPEQPVSLFMPQSNMAAMQGCMAAQELPQTGIFSTQNGVAGLQTTTSSPVQQPGSLFQTAVSGSLNQPSEAQQPGLFLFGIQNECGQLINSPGTTLSDQIIAISQSGQNQRESEAQIQSLLNQSMSESGSMQNSMTASQNMEKIDDLLVSLQEQGNNLTRSY
- the LOC115167275 gene encoding nuclear factor of activated T-cells 5 isoform X2, which produces MAHCRCQPPVFLPAWVAHQMCCCEESVYDLLPKELQLPSSTQQNPAAAMSQKSGGEALPPPSAALDSDATTVSSSMTMGGPRSAFPTSSSSIVHSTTSATDQTSAHTGIAAPDEGVSSRAVPEMLGAEGGTGNSGSAGGGRAGGGRAGGEKGGGAGSIGGGGRGGASQEAQQHHQMTPSKRRTVLNISPPPEDLFDDSRMSCQEDQLQDSEQSNSIWMDDSASNFSIVSSSSYNDNTEVPRKSRKRTPRQRPGPKPASAEEASMDVFDADSAKGPHFVLSQLGSDSKACTKGSSADGSQTTHQKGGTLASQFPQKSEGKELKILVQPETQHRARYLTEGSRGSVKDRTQQGFPTLKLEGVNEAVVLQVFVGNDAGRVKPHGFYQACRVTGRNTTACKEVDIEGTTVIEVSLDPSNNMTLAVDCVGILKLRNADVEARIGVAGSKKKSTRARLVFRVNIPRPDGSVLTLQTPSSPILCTQPAGVPEILKKSLHSCSVRGGEEVFIIGKNFLKDTKVIFQENVSDEKSWKAEAEIDMELFHQNHLIVKVPPYQNPAIASAVCVGIYVVTNAGRSHDVQPFTYTPEPVDISVKKEVPSPGKPCSFDQRMKVIDGALMPPLLPLVKREEVTPMEVSSNLPSAGVFKRTPDVMCSAQQTLDMSSNLPPNNSPFSNSLPRPASDPDESQTAVFNTAEALSTIQKQDIAPTNSFPVPADSLLQPGPQQFLLEPREGLGQDRAGNNAGAVGRLSQQVEAPQPAPQQHQLPIFPPDDVAQLEQAVRQLQAKGYCSQQQQRQQQQIQQQQIQQQQQQQIQQQQIQQQQLQQQQQIQQQQIQQQQIQQQQIQHQQQQQQQQVLENLRQELFKSQMPMRCGIFQGGSRGENAEQQGSQQGMVQNHGSLFQQAQQQQRQQQKQQHQQQAALFQQANELLSIQTNFLHQTPSHPSPPLFHNPSPLAEAQDPQGALFHTQKASPTQEQVQATLFQNTLTVLSRTSLSPEQPPSAANLFLPQSALPGQLSASGSQQQQLAFLSALQTSAPEPQSVFQAQTQLSPIQQGTPMEQQQPSQPQPQPPQPNSMFQNISPHPPANTLSQTQQAGLLFCSNPLSTPEQPPSLLFSGQMPPMSSSSLNSQEPQNPSMLFSQASMVTVSQQESSEPMAFQDQSQVVGNPSEPRQQGLFQEQQPMQLVTSSNNGPEQPVSLFMPQSNMAAMQGCMAAQELPQTGIFSTQNGVAGLQTTTSSPVQQPGSLFQTAVSGSLNQPSEAQQPGLFLFGIQNECGQLINSPGTTLSDQIIAISQSGQNQRESEAQIQSLLNQSMSESGSMQNSMTASQNMEKIDDLLVSLQEQGNNLTRSY
- the LOC115167275 gene encoding nuclear factor of activated T-cells 5 isoform X4 — encoded protein: MSQKSGGEALPPPSAALDSDATTVSSSMTMGGPRSAFPTSSSSIVHSTTSATDQTSAHTGIAAPDEGVSSRAVPEMLGAEGGTGNSGSAGGGRAGGGRAGGEKGGGAGSIGGGGRGGASQEAQQHHQMTPSKRRTVLNISPPPEDLFDDSRMSCQEDQLQDSEQSNSIWMDDSASNFSIVSSSSYNDNTEVPRKSRKRTPRQRPGPKPASAEEASMDVFDADSAKGPHFVLSQLGSDSKACTKGSSADGSQTTHQKGGTLASQFPQKSEGKELKILVQPETQHRARYLTEGSRGSVKDRTQQGFPTLKLEGVNEAVVLQVFVGNDAGRVKPHGFYQACRVTGRNTTACKEVDIEGTTVIEVSLDPSNNMTLAVDCVGILKLRNADVEARIGVAGSKKKSTRARLVFRVNIPRPDGSVLTLQTPSSPILCTQPAGVPEILKKSLHSCSVRGGEEVFIIGKNFLKDTKVIFQENVSDEKSWKAEAEIDMELFHQNHLIVKVPPYQNPAIASAVCVGIYVVTNAGRSHDVQPFTYTPEPVDISVKKEVPSPGKPCSFDQRMKVIDGALMPPLLPLVKREEVTPMEVSSNLPSAGVFKRTPDVMCSAQQTLDMSSNLPPNNSPFSNSLPRPASDPDESQTAVFNTAEALSTIQKQDIAPTNSFPVPADSLLQPGPQQFLLEPREGLGQDRAGNNAGAVGRLSQQVEAPQPAPQQHQLPIFPPDDVAQLEQAVRQLQAKGYCSQQQQRQQQQIQQQQIQQQQQQQIQQQQIQQQQLQQQQQIQQQQIQQQQIQQQQIQHQQQQQQQQVLENLRQELFKSQMPMRCGIFQGGSRGENAEQQGSQQGMVQNHGSLFQQAQQQQRQQQKQQHQQQAALFQQANELLSIQTNFLHQTPSHPSPPLFHNPSPLAEAQDPQGALFHTQKASPTQEQVQATLFQNTLTVLSRTSLSPEQPPSAANLFLPQSALPGQLSASGSQQQQLAFLSALQTSAPEPQSVFQAQTQLSPIQQGTPMEQQQPSQPQPQPPQPNSMFQNISPHPPANTLSQTQQAGLLFCSNPLSTPEQPPSLLFSGQMPPMSSSSLNSQEPQNPSMLFSQASMVTVSQQESSEPMAFQDQSQVVGNPSEPRQQGLFQEQQPMQLVTSSNNGPEQPVSLFMPQSNMAAMQGCMAAQELPQTGIFSTQNGVAGLQTTTSSPVQQPGSLFQTAVSGSLNQPSEAQQPGLFLFGIQNECGQLINSPGTTLSDQIIAISQSGQNQRESEAQIQSLLNQSMSESGSMQNSMTASQNMEKIDDLLVSLQEQGNNLTRSY